The window aatacttttggcaatatagagtGTATTTAATCAAAACATATGTTAAAGTGTAATGAAACTTGGACGATCTTGTTACCTCAGATGTAGTTGAGGCTgcaatgtagctaacaagcaatatAAGCTTAAACTACCAATATGCATCCCTTAACTGCATGCCTTAAGTAATTAGGTgataagtaatctcaaatagacttgatAAAACAGTAGTTGAAGCCATCATGTAGCCTaaactttgtccatttttatagatttcaCTATGATATAGTGTGTcagaaacaaaactaaaaaagcaaacttggCACAGTAGCCATGTTTGACtgatttgactgcatttgggGTGCTACATGTTGAGTATTTCTTCACCAAAAAGAAATGATCCACTCTGTAAACTGATGTGTCTCTCAGGTCCAGACAGACCCCTCTGGTCTCTACGTGGCTACCAGCTGCTCTGACAAAAACATCAGTATCTTTGACTTCTACACTGGCGAGTGTGTGGCCACCATGTTTGGGCACTCTGGTAAGACTTCTCATCTGGTGTGGCTAAAAATGTCCTGCATTAAGATGTAATTAGAACTCTGGTTGCATGATGATATCACAATTATATCAGTGTTGTCAGATATTTGCTTAAAGATAAATATTTGTATCAGACAGATTATTAGATATGACTGATATCTTAAACCCATATTTGATGACGTGTTTAATGTACTAGTGCACTAAAATAtacgttttgtttattttacttaatttgTAACcttctgaaaataaatgtttttttcacaatgCTAAATCACGGACACCCAATATCTACGTTTTAGAAATGCTTATATATCAGGATGTGTACAGGGAAAACATCAGATATCAGCATATTGGTATATTTGATAAATGAGAACCACCATCTTTGTTGTTAGAAGTAGACTCCTCTCTCAGTTTTCTTTATCACTGTATATCGTGCTGTCTTAACAAGAAATGCTGcctatgttttctttttatagaGATTGTAACTGGAATGAAGTTTACCAATGACTGCAAGCACCTGATCTCAGTGTCAGGAGACAGGTAGGATCTCAAAATTGGTTATGTATGTTTCTGTAAGCCTGCTGTCACAATTATAACATTATTACCTTATTGCAGTTAAATAAGCCTGCTGCAATTAATTTCCACAGTTGTGAttctatatataattttatgctttatgttgatataaatgtaaataaaagcaagcaTGAAATGCGTTTATTGGACCAAAAGCTCTGACTTTTGATATAGTTGGAATCTAAAGTGTCGACAGCTAGGAGACAAAGATACTTGATCAACCACCTTGACCACATTTGGTTTGTACTTTAATTGTTGTattaaatgtacaaaaaaaagtttaacaaaATGAATCATcaatgaacatttcatgattgtgacaggcctTTGTGTGTTATATACTATAGACTATAGCTGACATTACATAGACATCAGTATCAAAAGCTGTGCTGTATAATGAGTTGGTTTGCAAAAATAGGTGAATTTTAATCTTACTTCATGTACATTTCTGTTCAGCTGCATTTTTGTGTGGAGACTGAATCCCGAGCTGACCATCAGTATGAGACAGCGACTGTCTGATCCAAAACAGAAGTGCAAACCTGTCCAGAAGAGCCCACCTAACAAACATAACACCGTCAGGTAGAACACAGACAcatgtatatttacatacatgtacacTTTTTAGACTACAGACTATCACACACAATAGATGTGCTAAAAAATATGTACCCATACCTGATACTCCTGTAACATCTCACTAGATCATATTTAACTAAGTGGATCTAAATGTTGGGTACTTACTGACATGGACTGATAGTACTGCTGTTTGGCTCAGCACTAGGAGAGATGTGCACAGTGCTCCCCCCATAGCTACCATGTCCTCTGACAGTGATAAAGAggcagaggaggaagagggtatagaagaggaagatgaagacAACTTTCCTCACTTGTCTTCAGGCAGCAGCACAGGGGAGGAGAATGGTAAGTTATTTACCCTCCCTAGCATTCAAATTCTTCCAGAATTTCattgtaaaaaaacatttcttatatGAATTTTTCTTGTTTGCAAGGATCATCAGAGGAGAAACACAACTCTGTCAATTCCTACATCAGAGAACCTCGCAAGGTAAGAGTGTTCTCACACTAAACAGCGTGTCTCCTGAGCAAAAAAGATATCTTAATATTGCCGCACTCTTTCTCAGCGTTCTGAGAGCAGTTCAACATGTGAGGGCTCAGGCCCGAGACCAAGGCGCCGCTGGTCCAGGCGGATAGGCAGTGTGGACCTTGTGGTGAAGTCCATGCTGGACCTGAGGCAGCTGGAGTCCTTTGCTGGGCCCTCCTCACCAAACAAGAGCTCCGCCCTCACCAGAGAGTCTCCACTGCCCTCAGACCTGGAGCTAGGCAGCACCAACAGTGTGCAGACCATCGCAGCATGGGTAAATTGACATATACTACAGGCCTAAAACATGAGAGCAAATTgtggtatttatttatgtatgcatGTACGTAGGTATGTATGTTTCAATTTGCCAGCAATTAAAACAACTTCAGGAATATTGTATGGCCATTACACATGTTTCTCTAAAACATTGATGATAACAATCCCTTACATTTGACCAGGTTTTAATCATATACAAACTCCTAATTAGGTACCTGCAGACACATAGTAAAACCTTTTTCTTCTGTGTTAATCAACATTAATTTTTCTgttatctcttctctctctgaaaaacttttttcAAGCTTATTGTTCCTCTAATTTCTGTTTTGTAAAAAGCTCTGAAGCACAGACTACCTTCCGCTGTCAgtgcaggggcgtccctcgctatttttaagaaactcctgaagacagagctcttcagggagcacttgctctaatcgcctcttgcaaatctagccACTACCAACCttatctccttcttgccctccttcccttctctaccccgctattaccccttggcctcctttaaggcctgactatgtttgttctatgtaccacattatttgtaagtcgctttggataaaagcacctgctaaatgtaaatgtaatgtaaatgtaaataattaaataattaaaaaatattcttttaaatacatttttcaattaaaaaaagtttgcttTTAAAGATCATCTCTTTTAAATCGCTCTCTTTTTTAATGCTATGTATTTTTGTGTGTCTACAGGTGGCAGAGCCAGAGGAGCAGGACTCCTCTGTCTTGAGAGGACACTCACGGCCAGATTACATCCAGCTGCTCCCTCAAAGCCCCGACTCGGAGCCTGTGGTGCTATATCCTGAGGGCTACGAGGACAGGGTCAGTCTCGCAGGCAGGTCAGTCACACATACTTTTTCATCCACTGTATTCACATGTAGAAGCATAGTTCTGTCTTGGATACAGTTTTTCTCAGACTGAataatttttttactttcttaaaaagATTCAAAAGAACCAATATGCCTTCTGTTGTTACTCATACAGTGgtattcaaaagtttagaatcacttgCCATATTAATAATTGCTGTGTATTACTGAATCACATATACAGTGTAGATGAAAGTACTACAAGCTAGACACTTGAAGGTATTTATAAGATTTTTTATGCAGTATTTGTGGAAAAAACTAAAAGTTAAAGAGTATATCTATATACAGGTATAAGGTATTATGAGTATCATTTCTATAACTTCTCTGTCaatgttatacagctttctaatttgaaatatttttttttctggaatttCAAAATGTCTTAATTATTTGTAGCAGCATCATAATTGAATAATTTCATACATGCACCtgcaacattattttttttattctattctatttttttattatttttattctattgaACAGTTATTTTAAACCTTTGAATACCAAACAATAGTGTATGCTGCATCAGCATGAAACTTCCTGTTTCAGTAATAGAGTAACAACaataattttgttgttttgagtAAAAGGTGGCTTCACCTTTTGATGGCCGTTTTTTATGGTGTGCTTATGTATGTAAGTCTCCAGTAATCATATCTAAAAAATATGTACTTTGTTTATCTATTGTTTAGCTAACATTGAAACAAATATGTCCTACTAGCTGCACTCTGACTAGATGATTcctcccattttctctgtgtaGTGAGTACCAGGTGAAAGAGTTAGCTTATGGAGTGAGGCTGCCTAAAGGAAACTCCTGCCCAGAAAAACAGAGTCCTGACAGTGCCTGTTCAATGGATTACTCCAACAGCCGCCTGTCCAGCCCTGAgcatcctggagagggtgagaCACCCACAAATCTAAACACATGCATTTATAATACTGCTATCGACACATCACACTGCATTTTAGGATTGCTCTGCCATATTAGCTGGGTTAGTTTtatgtttacatgctacatgtacactttgaaagtttaaagagactgctgttttattttggttttccaTATATGTTGTGTTTAAAAATTAACCAGAGGATAAGAGTATATCCCAGCAAACTTCAGAAGGATGTCAAAAAATAggtaaacagacaaatgctacATATTTCACCTTGCACCTTTCACTTCAAAATAGCAAGTTTATGAAGAGTTGGTTAGCTGGTTAGGAAACATGATAAAAACACAATGATTttgaaagttttattccattaaatctaCAATTAAGTATATCAGATTAATGTTTATTGGCACTCTCACTATTATGCTTCCTAAGTGCTCTGGTTGACTCCCACAAACCAGTTTCACACATTGCACGAGCGTTTTAATAAATCAAGGCAACATGATCTTTTTGTCAAAGTATATTTGTCCAGTCTTTGATACGTGTCTTATAAAATGTTCTCCATCCGCATCATGCCCGCCGTATGGTCTGTACTAAAAGGCACAAACAGAGGCCAACCACATCAAACACATGTTCAGCAtaatggggaattccaccagttaaATGGTTATGTTGTAAACATAATAATTCAGAATGATTTGGTGTGTGAGTTAGAAGTGTTCAAAGAGTTGGCGATAGGATCctgacatctgaagagtttaaggtCTCTAAAAGCTTCCTGTTACATTAAATAGTTTCATGGCGCCTGTTGTCTGAGACATTGATAAGACGACAGGCatagcttttggcctaaaaatgTACTGTTTCAAATCAATTCATGGCGGAGAGGTACAAGCAggacattgtaaggcaaaaaaaaaaaatgattttcaacttttttcaatttatcactattttaccataacCAACATTACGCATAAAAAGACATAGAAGAAACATGTAGGCTCTcttgtcattttggatagtaaataaaattgctatattGTGTTTCCggttcctgtcatcaccactgtaaaaaaaatctgagttggtaaatttctctactATGAACCAATTCATATCAGACTACTTTGAATTACTTTTTCATCTCAAGCGTTGATTTATGATTCTGAAAAattatgacattttttaaaacattggtggaattcccctttaactgaaGTGTTCAGTAATATGAGTGAACGTAATTCTTTGTGTTTGCTTATCAGACTCAGAGCCCACTGAGCCATTGAGCGTAGATGGGAACTCGTCTGAGTTGGACATTGAAGACCTAGATGAGGAAGAGGACGATAGTTTGAGGAAAAGTGAGACCAAGACCTCTGTACCTCAGACCCCAGACCAGGAGGCCTTCCTCAAGACACACTTTGGAAACCTGACAGACCTCAACACCTCAGGTAGGTGATTTAGGTATGgatctgtgtatgtgtaaatgTTTCACTGTGGACTTTTTACAACTGGgcatgctcttttttttttcttctttttttttaaaccagcgAGCCCAACTCAAGTAACTCCAAACTTCACTGACAGTGTCAGTATCTCATCTAAGTTCCTCTCTCAGAGCTCCTCTGGCTGGTAAGATACATTATAAAAGTACATTTCAATGTATCAAAAAAATGGAACAATATTCAATAAATGGCTCAAAgatgatcatttttattttgaagataaacaaataaaatcatttccTCATTTCTCAGTCGGCAACCCTTTCCATTCCCTTCGAATAAAAGCAGTGAGAGTAAGGCTGCTAGTGGAGTGGTGCGTCCCCTGGTGTCTGAGGTGCGCCCCCTGATGGAGGACAGGGTGCAGAGTGTACAGCAAGAGCCCCGCAGCTCTGAGAGGACCCCAGGTCTGCGCGTAACCCCACAGAAGCGTGTCTCTTCAGCAGACTCCCGCAAAGTAACTAGCCCTGTCGCAAAAGCTGCTGCTGGTTCTCAGGCTAACTCAGCTGGCATGAGGAAAGCCCAGTCTATACATAACATCTCCTCAGACGGTGAGATATCCAGCCATACACAGAAGTGGAATTGTATAAAACATGTATATGGCTTTATGAAATGGACACATTCTTATGGcgatacatttttttattttatgaaattgGACGATATTTGTTGTCTGCAAAGATAGAAACAGGCAATAAATTTGTTTCTCTTTTGCATTCTATATGGTAGGTGGTGGTATAAAAGTACATGTTGAATTTatctgaatatttttatttgactgCATCAGCTGTGGAATTTTAGAATTAATTATAACTGATAGGgatgggtgatatggcaaaaatataacatcacagcaTTTTCAAGATACACATGgtgcatttaatttttttgttaggACTGATATGTTAGAATAGACAAAAAGACCCAGTAGTGCCACAATTacaatttgttttgttttcaacatttcacatactgaaaTCCAATTAAATAGCACTAACCATGCGCTCTTTGTAAAGAAACATGCAGTTaatcagtgttctttaagcaaGTGACGTAAAATTTTAATACTGATATTTTAGTTTGCCCACCTGTACTAATTGATTATAATAAAATTCATTGaagtatatatacatttttgaccatgtatttaaacataatgtattgttttattgtgttttattccCCTGTGTATATCAGACATGTCAAAGTGGGTTCCTTCTGAGCCACAGCTCTGTGGAGAATAGCATTTAGCATCTGAATTAATTGTGACTTCAGAGATTTACATCAGATAGTTTCTGTAATTACTATCAGTGACTTCTTTTATGTGTtatcctctgtctctctctctctctctctctctctctctctctctctctctctccctccctctttcagCCGATACGTCCACACGTCCCCCTAAGGAGGCTCCGCAGCCCCAGCATTACGAGCGTGGTCTGCCCTCTGGGTCACGCCGCACTCTTCCCAGCGTGCCTCTCTCCAGCCCCTTGTCTCCCCAGCCCAGGGACTGTCCCACACCTACTAGGTCCAAGCCCCGCTCCTACATGAGCCCCACCACCAGCTCCATGGCCAAGATGTCCCGCTCCGTATCCATGGGGGACAGCCTGAATGTAGGCGAGTTCGGAGAGACTTTTCCCTCCTCAGACTTCCGCCGTGGCTCAGATATTACCAGCTCACGAAGTGTCTCTCAGAGCAAGCCCTCCTCTCCTATAATCCTGCCACCTTACTCATCTGGCACTTCTACCCCCCATGCTGCTGTTATGCCCACTCTAAGTGGTGGCTCCTCACCCAAAGGCCTCCAGGCCAAAGTGACGGGCAGTGCCCGTCCACAGCTAAACCTGGACATCTCCAAACCTCTTCCAGATAAGCCCTCCATTAACTCCTTTTCCCCCAATGGCAAGACATCCAAGCTTGACCAGAAAGAGGAGCTCTGCAGCAGGActccagtgagtgtgtgtccgCTGCCTGGACCAGGACCAGCCCCAGTCCAGCCTCTCTCTGACAACATGCAGCCAGTCATGTGCGTGAAGTCCTTTGAGGCCAGGCCCCCAGAGCATTGTCAGTTTGGTCTCAAGCAGCCTGAGGAGCAACTGCCAGAGCAGATCCAGAGAGCACCTCCAGAGCCAGTGCTGGAGGAGACAAAGGCTGAGCGTCCCCTTCAGGGTCAGGGTAGCCTGGTGCGTCTGCAGCCCACCAGCGGAGCTCACGATTCAGGTTTGCTGGGATACCACTCCTCCCTCGTTCTCTCATCTGTGCCGCTGCGTCTGGGTCTGCCCAAGCACTTCTTTACCAGTGGGCTCTGgcccctctctccctccgtctcttcCATCACTTCCTCCATGTTCTCCACTTCACCCTGTCCATCCATTAACCATTACCAGCTGAAGGGTGAGGCACGCTTCCTCTCTCACTGCTCTTCCATTAACACTGTACTCTGCCTGCCTCTCAATCCTCTGCACTCTGACTTTTCACTCTGCTCAGTCCACTCACTGCATTTTATCTGGTTCAAAATGAGATAATGTATTTGTGTACTAAACACACGGGGCTAGTTTCAGAGACTCAGATGAAGCCTATGCCTGAAGCTTTTATTGGTCATCATTGACGATGCAGTTTagtctgtttttcttctctctttctctccatcagacACCTCTCTCAGTGTGGACTCATGCCGACTGGTGGCTAGTGAACTTCAGAGTAGTTTCAAAAGGGCCTCTCACCTCTACAGGATGGTATGTTATCACTGCTGTAAACTGATGTCCTTATTGTTATCATATCTAAAGCTtacaaacatacagtactggACAAATGTCAAGAGTTGACTCTTAATTTATGCGATTTCCACTCAGAACAGCATTTAAGgacaattttatttttcttgtcaGGAAATAAGCAGAACttatacagggtttaaatggtttaagtgagcataaaggttattatataattttccaagtgctcaatatgacctcctccagctgtactgACAAAATCAACAcgatagtcaaattcatcccatactcgtTTGAGCATGTCGGGTATCACTGTCCTCACGGCTCTTTCAatgcgatttcggagatcatccagtgttgttggGAGTGGTGGCACATAAACAGAATATTTAAGTCACAAGGTATGAGACCTGGTGATGCTGGTGACCTTTTTCTTGGAAGTCTTGGTACCAGTGaggaatgctctgagctgttagAGGATCACTGCCatactgacagtcagaaactctatgacctcctctttcaattggtatatgattggttcctaggcgcctcaccgttgtaaaaatatggtgctttgaaattgtaagaatctttttgaatcactctgtatatttaaaacattttcagtatttgtgAAAACCCTTATCGtagatgttggttgcattttctccttATCACAACTCAGGGTATCCCCAGCAGTCAGTGCAGTGTAGATTTATTCCTCGCTGCGTTACATATCCTATAATCCTGTGTCAGCACAGATGTTTTTGGtataaaacagcagaaatggaGAAGAGAGACAAGTACAgtactttttattttgctagcattttaaagatattttttggataaaagataaaagtcaAACACTAACAGTTAGCAGAGAGCGGTCATATCTTGTCAAAGACAAAGTATTGCTGCCTTAGAACAGCTACAATgcgtattttaaaaatatcaaatcatgattacatttttttattcatagttTTGCATGCTGCACAACACAGCATATACAGGGTCGTTTTTGCTTGTGCCAGTATTGTTGGGATACAAACTTGTGATCACACAGGAGGAAGTATTGATGATATGCACAGAAAAGCTTATTGTAACATAATTtctgatttttatatataatattgccATGTTGTTCTCCCTTATCTCActtactgtatgtgtgtgtgcagctgagCAGTTCTACAGACTCCACTCAGGAGCAGCAGGAAATGGCTCGAGTGTTGACAGAGGCATTCGATGCAGTACGGACTGAGCTGAACTCGCTGCCCTGCTCCAACAGCAGCTCCTTGTGCATGCTGGGCAGCAGGGTAGCAGGCGTGGGAGATGATCGGACGCTGGCTCTACTGGAGCAGTATTCTCAGCTCCTCCTCAGGGCCGTGGAAAAGAGGATGGACAGTAAAATCTGACAGACTCTTTTAGTTCCTTTTCTTTGGATCAGAGCACTGAGGCTGAGGCCAGATCCCAGGCCATGACTCTGCACAGGTTTCTTTTAACAGGAGTTTTTTAAATTAACAGATTAAAAAGAAGTTCCAGAAATCAGGACTGTATGGAttgttgtttgctttttttaaagagtggaAAACTTCTTCTTTCCTTTGGACTAGTTAGTGTTCAGTGGTGGGCACAAGGAGAATTTGTGATTAGTGTGTCGTATCTTTACTTACATACTGATGATGGCCAGGCTCTGTCCATCAGGACTGCAGAGAATTCAGCATGGCCAGAATGCACTACAGACTTTAACCTCACCGCCCTACCTCCCTTTTTAGCAGGCTTTTGCGTGCACTCTCCACTCCTCCACCTCATTGCCAAATATTGTGCCCTTTTACTTAACAGTACATCTGGATGTTTGTGGATAGGAGTGATGACGGACTGTAAAAAGACTCATGTCTTGAGGGAGGTGAGATTTGCTTGCTTGTTACAGCTTCTAAATGACAAATGGACTCTCCTGACTCACCAGACTTTGGCCACCACCTTGAagatggacttttttttttttttttgctgagtaGATCTCTAAGCAAGTGACAGTTGTTTTTCAGAACTTTATAGAATGCTCCCTCTCAGAAGGAATCAGTCTTCTTTACTTGTCTTAAAAGCCAGATTTTGTTCCTCATTTATATCTTGAGGATGTTTTATAAtgtatgttgtgtttgttgCAGATGTGTGACTGTATTTATTCTCATGTGATGGGTCAATAGCTGGGGTTACTGATCCCCAAATAGTATTGTACAGTGAGTGTATGTACTGATCCTGGATACCCCTAGTGTCAATATGGTGCCAGTGGAGTGTCACGAGAAAGACATCTGCTTTAGAGAGGAAACAATATAATGAGGAGTTTCTAACATGAATGCATCCAAATGTCATGCATGATTTTGAAGGACAGTTTTGTACACGCTTGAGACTTCTTTTGTACTTAAAATCGACATGGCAAATGTTTGAAGAATGTGGGTGCCTTAATTTCTAACCAGCAATTTGTTGTTTAAGGTTAAATCTCAAGACGTTTCATTTTTTGAATGCTGTTTGGATGCTGTCTTCCTCACTGTTATGCATTCCAGACAGTAAATTTAGACTCAACTGCCATAGAAATAGAATAGAGACAGAAAATTCTGGTGATACAGATAGGGACCTCACACCCTGctgcaaaacattaaaatgaccCTCTAATcaccaaaatacaaaattacCACTATATCTGGCCCTGTTTCTCAGGTTTCGATTAAGCCTACACTGTATggcattttaatgaaatataatttCACACTTCACACTGGGCAATTccacaatttctgcataattaaattgttaggatataaagtcattcagagtaatttGAAGTGAAATACtttattctagagaaacttcaaaTTACGTTAGGCACATTTTCCTATAGTAcaccatttcaaatcaaaacactctgaataactttgtttacatctcatcagttgaattatgcagaacttgTAGAAGTTGGAATATTTgtaaattggtggaattcccctttaagtgtaCCTAAATCCCTGAGACTAGTTTATGAGACACTACGTCTAGGCTGAGATGTTTTTCTAGCCGCTGGCACAAACTTCCTCCTTTTTCTTAATGATAAAGCTAATAATGTGCACTTTCATTCTAGAATAATAGTAATTAAGGTGATAGGATTTTGATACTGTAGAAATACTGTATTTCTATTGGACCTATGTGTACTGTATACTGTTTTGACTTTCTCATACTGTTACAGAATATGGTGCTTGTGCTCAGTACAGCTATCAAAGCACTACAAAACTACTTCAACACAATTTTCTCTATGCCCAAAAGAAAGCACTAATCTGAAGCAGCAGTCTCCAACCTTGGTtctggagagctaccttcctgcagagttccACCCTGTATCCAGTAAGCTGCTCCACCTCTTAATTAACtcatacatctgatccagccgaTCAGGGACCTGGGAGGAAGTTGATTCACTGGAGCAGGTGTGTCAAAACGGCGTAGTTCTTCAAGAAGACAGTTCTCCAGGATGTAGGTTTGAGACCTCTGATCAAACCCAA is drawn from Pygocentrus nattereri isolate fPygNat1 chromosome 10, fPygNat1.pri, whole genome shotgun sequence and contains these coding sequences:
- the mapkbp1 gene encoding mitogen-activated protein kinase-binding protein 1 isoform X5, which encodes MTVENSTIKNRIKNLLRSPSIKLRKNKGGNNKESLGNKVTLEKVLGITTAGNRALACDPRSGLVAYPAGCVVVLLNPKKNKQYHILNNSKKTITTLAFSPDGKYVVTGESGHMPAVRVWDVVERTQVAELQEHKYGVACVAFSPNSKYIVSVGYQHDMIVNVWAWKKNVVVAANKVSSKVTAVSFSNDSSYFVTAGNRHVKFWYLDHAKSSKVNATVPLLGRSGLLGELRNNFFSDVACGKGRKADSTFCITSSGLLCEFNDKRLLDKWVELRKNDSIATGLATSLSVTEELIFCGCADGTVRAFSPTDLHFICTLPRPHSLGTDIVTVTEASHLFAYNVDARYPDTVAVSYDPANRWLSCVYNDHSLYVWDVRDLRKVGKVYSALYHSSCVWSVEMYPESSDVEQLCLAPGSFLSCSSDNTIRLWNMDTHSATLNRNVISTDLQKIIYMDDSFTTMLDTDCTISSNSEKADPQTSENRTGIRTMCVSPDGQHLASGDRNGTLRIHELQSMEEILNVQAHDSEILCLEYSKPETGLRLLATASRDRLIHILDAECEYGLLQTLDEHSSSITAVRFAANDGKIRMISCGADKSIYFRTAQKTDEGTVFTRTHHIVSKTTLYDMVIDPTRNYAAIGCQDRSIRIFTISNGKQKKIYKGSQGEDGTVIKVQTDPSGLYVATSCSDKNISIFDFYTGECVATMFGHSEIVTGMKFTNDCKHLISVSGDSCIFVWRLNPELTISMRQRLSDPKQKCKPVQKSPPNKHNTVSTRRDVHSAPPIATMSSDSDKEAEEEEGIEEEDEDNFPHLSSGSSTGEENGSSEEKHNSVNSYIREPRKRSESSSTCEGSGPRPRRRWSRRIGSVDLVVKSMLDLRQLESFAGPSSPNKSSALTRESPLPSDLELGSTNSVQTIAAWVAEPEEQDSSVLRGHSRPDYIQLLPQSPDSEPVVLYPEGYEDRVSLAGSEYQVKELAYGVRLPKGNSCPEKQSPDSACSMDYSNSRLSSPEHPGEDSEPTEPLSVDGNSSELDIEDLDEEEDDSLRKSETKTSVPQTPDQEAFLKTHFGNLTDLNTSASPTQVTPNFTDSVSISSKFLSQSSSGCSESKAASGVVRPLVSEVRPLMEDRVQSVQQEPRSSERTPGLRVTPQKRVSSADSRKVTSPVAKAAAGSQANSAGMRKAQSIHNISSDADTSTRPPKEAPQPQHYERGLPSGSRRTLPSVPLSSPLSPQPRDCPTPTRSKPRSYMSPTTSSMAKMSRSVSMGDSLNVGEFGETFPSSDFRRGSDITSSRSVSQSKPSSPIILPPYSSGTSTPHAAVMPTLSGGSSPKGLQAKVTGSARPQLNLDISKPLPDKPSINSFSPNGKTSKLDQKEELCSRTPVSVCPLPGPGPAPVQPLSDNMQPVMCVKSFEARPPEHCQFGLKQPEEQLPEQIQRAPPEPVLEETKAERPLQGQGSLVRLQPTSGAHDSDTSLSVDSCRLVASELQSSFKRASHLYRMLSSSTDSTQEQQEMARVLTEAFDAVRTELNSLPCSNSSSLCMLGSRVAGVGDDRTLALLEQYSQLLLRAVEKRMDSKI
- the mapkbp1 gene encoding mitogen-activated protein kinase-binding protein 1 isoform X6; this encodes MTVENSTIKNRIKNLLRSPSIKLRKNKGGNNKESLGNKVTLEKVLGITTAGNRALACDPRSGLVAYPAGCVVVLLNPKKNKQYHILNNSKKTITTLAFSPDGKYVVTGESGHMPAVRVWDVVERTQVAELQEHKYGVACVAFSPNSKYIVSVGYQHDMIVNVWAWKKNVVVAANKVSSKVTAVSFSNDSSYFVTAGNRHVKFWYLDHAKSSKVNATVPLLGRSGLLGELRNNFFSDVACGKGRKADSTFCITSSGLLCEFNDKRLLDKWVELRKNDSIATGLATSLSVTEELIFCGCADGTVRAFSPTDLHFICTLPRPHSLGTDIVTVTEASHLFAYNVDARYPDTVAVSYDPANRWLSCVYNDHSLYVWDVRDLRKVGKVYSALYHSSCVWSVEMYPESSDVEQLCLAPGSFLSCSSDNTIRLWNMDTHSATLNRNVISTDLQKIIYMDDSFTTMLDTDCTISSNSEKADPQTSENRTGIRTMCVSPDGQHLASGDRNGTLRIHELQSMEEILNVQAHDSEILCLEYSKPETGLRLLATASRDRLIHILDAECEYGLLQTLDEHSSSITAVRFAANDGKIRMISCGADKSIYFRTAQKTDEGTVFTRTHHIVSKTTLYDMVIDPTRNYAAIGCQDRSIRIFTISNGKQKKIYKGSQGEDGTVIKVQTDPSGLYVATSCSDKNISIFDFYTGECVATMFGHSEIVTGMKFTNDCKHLISVSGDSCIFVWRLNPELTISMRQRLSDPKQKCKPVQKSPPNKHNTVSDKEAEEEEGIEEEDEDNFPHLSSGSSTGEENGSSEEKHNSVNSYIREPRKRSESSSTCEGSGPRPRRRWSRRIGSVDLVVKSMLDLRQLESFAGPSSPNKSSALTRESPLPSDLELGSTNSVQTIAAWVAEPEEQDSSVLRGHSRPDYIQLLPQSPDSEPVVLYPEGYEDRVSLAGSEYQVKELAYGVRLPKGNSCPEKQSPDSACSMDYSNSRLSSPEHPGEDSEPTEPLSVDGNSSELDIEDLDEEEDDSLRKSETKTSVPQTPDQEAFLKTHFGNLTDLNTSASPTQVTPNFTDSVSISSKFLSQSSSGCRQPFPFPSNKSSESKAASGVVRPLVSEVRPLMEDRVQSVQQEPRSSERTPGLRVTPQKRVSSADSRKVTSPVAKAAAGSQANSAGMRKAQSIHNISSDADTSTRPPKEAPQPQHYERGLPSGSRRTLPSVPLSSPLSPQPRDCPTPTRSKPRSYMSPTTSSMAKMSRSVSMGDSLNVGEFGETFPSSDFRRGSDITSSRSVSQSKPSSPIILPPYSSGTSTPHAAVMPTLSGGSSPKGLQAKVTGSARPQLNLDISKPLPDKPSINSFSPNGKTSKLDQKEELCSRTPVSVCPLPGPGPAPVQPLSDNMQPVMCVKSFEARPPEHCQFGLKQPEEQLPEQIQRAPPEPVLEETKAERPLQGQGSLVRLQPTSGAHDSDTSLSVDSCRLVASELQSSFKRASHLYRMLSSSTDSTQEQQEMARVLTEAFDAVRTELNSLPCSNSSSLCMLGSRVAGVGDDRTLALLEQYSQLLLRAVEKRMDSKI